The Pochonia chlamydosporia 170 chromosome 3, whole genome shotgun sequence genome contains the following window.
CAGGTTTTGGTTGTGAGGAGAGGGAATTTCGTGGCGTATGGAGATGTGAAGGGGCAGGATGGGAAGAtggttgatggaggagtGGAAGGGGCGTTGAGGAAGGAGAGGGAGCGGCCGTTGACGGCGCAGGAGATGAAGACTGCGTTGGATGATGTCCAGAAGATGAGTACGCATGAGGATGCTGCTGAGCAGGTGGAACAGGTGAGAGGGATGTTGAGGCCGTTGATCCAAGGGGACAACCAGGATGGATGGGCTGAGTTGAAGCCAGTGACTTTTGGGAAAGTTggtgaagaagctggaggtATTTTTAATGTTCTTCGCCTGGGGCAGTTGTGAACTCTGGAATGAGGGTTGTTTGGAATCTGTGCTGGCATGGGAAGAGGCAAGTAAGTCTCTTCCGTGGGGTATTAATACATTGAATGGTTGTATTCGGTGATTCTAGCAACTCAGATACGTGTACATGCGAGCAATGTTGTTGAACTGCAAAATAAAGCCAATCTATCTCCAATATATCGCAGAAATAGACCACAAGATCTGTCTTAACCCGTTTAACAGTAAGAGCAGCTACGAAACTGTATCAGAGATCTTTTGCTTGGCGGCGCATAACTTGCCGTTTCGTATTGTGACACCCTTCTTCCGGATGCTTTCGTTTCTGTATCCCCAAGTCAGAGTTGTGTCTCCGCGGGAGATCGTTTTCGGATGATACTGTCGAGTTAGTTCTTGTCTCCTCTGAACTATCTTCGCTTGAGGTTGTGGTTTTTGGTGTTCCTTTCATGATTGTAGACTCCGCTATTGTGGGGAGCTTCTTTTCACCCACAACTCCGTTCGGATTACTATCGAGTATTTCAGAGCGAAAATATTGTGAAAATTCTGTTTGTACCAGAGGATAGTGCCGGGAAAGACTTGAATAAGCCTTGAAAAAAGCTTCTGCATCCTGAACCTTGGTCAATGGCCCAAGCAAAACACTTGGCAGCTGAATCGGCATTGGCTTGAGCTCGGTTGGGGCTTTCCAGTTGCCCAGGATCCTTTGATCGAGCTGTTGGAAAAAGAGCAAGTGCTTTTCGGGAGTACAGAGCCAGTCGTGGCATCCTGCCTCGAGAGCAGTGAGTCTAGTCTCTGGGGATATCTGAAGACATTTCCACACAAAGgtcttgccattcttggaCAGCTTCAAACACGGTTGAAGAATGtcttgcttcaatgtctggtccagaGCATCTTGACTAAGCCGGTTCAGCTTCGGAATGATGTTTCCTATATCCAAGCTTGCAGTGAGCATTATGGCAGCAACTACGCCTAGTGACCACATGTCAATTGCCGGAGTTTGATCAGAGCGGCTGCCAAAGAGCTCCCTACAAACAGTCAGTGAAAAGCGCAGGCAGCGACGACGGTGAGGCTTCTCACGGCGCTTGATAGTTCGTAGTACCAACGACTGTCTTCATTCTGCTCCTATTCGGCACCGCGCTTGTGGCAAAGTCTGATAGCATCACTCGATGGTATGCAATTTTTGGCGAGTAGGCCAGCAGAATGTTTTCAGGTTTGAGGTCGCGGTGGATGATCCCTTTGCTGCGGAGGTAATGCAGCCCTCTGACTACCTGTCTAATTATAATTCGGGCATCAAATTCTCTCACTCCGTTGTGCCTGTTGATGAAGGACATCAAGTCCCCTCCGGAAGCTAGTTCCGTGAAAATAAAGCTACAGTTGTGAGTATGTGCAAGGGCAAGAGAAACTCGGGACAGGTACCTACAGTGAATGAGGAGAAGAGATTGATTCAATATATGGCAGGATATTCGGCTAGTTGTATTAGAATATatctttgccatcattgGAGACACTTACATGTCTCAATTGACGAAGAATATCAGCCTCTTGAAGCTTCCTAGCGCATCCGTCGCGATCGAAGCGGTTTTGATACTCGTCGAGGTTCACCACTTTACATACAATTTGACGCTTTGCGACCAAGTCATGGGCCAAATACACATTTGCATCTGTACCTTGTCCGATACAACGCTCCGTTATTGAGTACTTGTCTGAAAATAACTACAAGGTCAATTGGAGTTTGCGCCTGGCTGGTTTATTACCAATACTTACCCTGGACTCCGCCAGCTGTATCCTGTTCATTTCAATCCGTGGAGGTCCGCTCTGCTGTCGGAATGTAAATTTCCAATATGGAAGAATTTCGATCGTATCGCCGTCTTCAAGGAGATACCCCGatgaaatgtctggtcctttgcCTATGATGTTGCCGTTTACATACGTTCCGTTGAAAGACTTCCGATCCCGGACGTAGACAAAGTTGACGCCAGGCTCGTACACCACAGCATAAAACTCGCAGTGGTTTCTTGAAATCAAGCTCTCGTGGTCGCTTTGTACGGCAAAGTCACTACAGAGTAAGCTTTAATTTCATTGCGGAATCAGCTGCGGACCTACTTTGATCTAGGGTCTCTTCCCACTTTGAAGATGTCGTCTTTGGAGACAGATATCAAACCTCGACGACGATTAGTCGGTGACACTGTAAAATGAGAACTTGTGGATTTGCACCTTTTTGCACTCGGCCACCTCGCGAGCATGTATACTCGAGGCGAGCAACGGGAAAGTCAGATGACGTGTCGCTACCAGAAGCCAGAGGCGATGCACCACTGTCCATGATGCTGATTTAAGAGTTGTAGGTGTAATTTTGTAACATTGctcaactacctaggtagatatGATTCTACTCAGATTTCCtaggaaaaaaaaatcaatCAATTCTGACCTACAAAATGCATGCCCCCAAGCTTTCGTAGCTTCTGAAGCTCTCGAGGCAGTTGCGTGGGAGCTTCCTTCCCAATATGGATGAAATCAAGTACAGTGTCATCATGTATATTCACACCCAACACTGTGTACTTGCGGCGCTCGAACCACTTCTGACGTATTTGGCTCACGTGATCCTGGGGGGTTTCTTGCCCTACATTGCTGGTTTCCAAAAGCTCTGGAAATTCCCCCCGCTCCTCTTCTGTTGCAACTCATCCAAACACGATTCTCATCCACGAACAAGTAAGTAGGAGCTCCCAAAGGTACAGCTCGAGGACATGCATTGGCAAGGCCAATGCCTTGGCAGGCATTAAttgtcaatgccaatgtTCTCGATGCTGCCGACCGCATTTGCCACCAGCGGCTAACCAAATCCCAGTCCGTCGTTCAAGATGAGAGCCaaatggaggaagaagcgCGTTCGTCGCCTTAAgcgaaagagaagaaagatgAGAGCGCGATCGTGAGTGCTACCACTTAACTGCAGTTGCAACCGAATTGGACCAGGTGTTTGCTAACAACCTCACAGCAAGTAAACGCCTCGCACTTCTACCTGACTTGACACATCTTTCATGAAGTTACGAATTCCCTACGTCTGAGGAACAGTACAAACGAAGCTGGGAATGGGACATGGCATCGGTGGTCACGATGGGGTTTAACCTTTGGGACATTACGTCAATGGCGGTCCGGTTCCACCAATCCGAGCTACGGTGTTTTATGGACGTGATGAGAGATGGGTGAATGGACAAGGAAACGGTCGGGTACAAGAACGGCGTTCAGGGATCGCCaaagagaagcaagctgTCATATGAAGACGCTGCTAGGAACAATTTTGGCACATTGCTTTGACAAATGAAACACAGAATTTGCTTCTTAAACCGTAATTGTGGTCTCGTGACGTTTGTGAGCTTAGCGTGAGTTGTGGTactgatgaagaaggcgagTAAAAGCAGCAACTGCTCACAGCTTGGCTGACTGTAACATAATTAAAGCGCTGTGAAATAAAGCTGAACCTTTTTTTATTGTCAATTGAGCTCGCATTGAGATTGTGCTCCAATTTCGTGTAGGCGAGCTCAAAGGGCAGCTATGGAGCCAGTTTCAAAAAATGTGCATGTGCGTCATGGCAGCTGGCAGAGCTTGTTGACAGCCGACTGCATCATTTGTGCGGCGGCATGCAAGACATGAAATCACAAGGAAGAAAATGGCCATAATTCCACTCACAAAACAAGGCCATTCAATTACAGGCAAGTATTGATGTCTAGCTCTGGGTCTGAATATTGGGATGTTAAGCATACTTGTGATATTATTAGTCACAACAAATACTTTGAGTGTCTCTAGACAGGCTCATATTACTGATGATGGTACGGATGTCTCATAAATGCTCTTGACCTTGCAGCTCATGTGGCCCTATGAAAGTCGAAACAAAATTGGTGCGTCAAATGCTGGTGCCTCGGTGTTTCGATGCTAGAGCTTATGGAACTACTTGCTTGCCTGCCAGCATCTGCATGCTGCATTGACCATGATCGGGGCGAACCAGAAGTCTGAAGAAgaatacagtactgtacttgTGCACAGATAGATGCATTTAAGTATACCTCTTGCCTGGGAGTCGGTGGGCTGTGCTTCTGATTCTTGAAGCTATGGTGATTCTGAAGCTTCATTGCAACCACATGCacacattcaatgttacatTCGAACCAGACTGGTCAACTGTTCGGCTCCAGAAAGTCGAGGTGCCGATTTCACTGGCCAAGGCACTCAGCACAATTGAGGCGCCGAAGCTgactgacttgactggaccagaaagaccagttgacctctaGTGGGGCTCAGCTGGTCCCTTTCACCGCCCACGGCTCATTGGAGGGCCAATTTTTTTGTGCCGCTCTTTCAACAGCGGAGCCCAAAATTTTTTGGAGGGCATTCCACGGAGTTGGAGACGATTCTGCTGCGCAGCCCAACTTTGGCCGCACATTGAATTGTCAACCAAGGCAAAAACCTAACCCTCACAATGGCTGATATTAGCAacaagaagcgcaagagGGATGGCGAGTCATCTGGCAAGCCAAAAAAGAAGGTTGTGCTGGATGCGCCAGCAGACAAAGCTGCCGTCTCTAATGTGCTACGATCCAGACACTGTCCACCAGTAATTGGTAAGGAAGTAATTTCTCGACTGCCTTTCGACCTCCTACTTACCTTCAAACCGTGTAGCTACGACGCCTGGAATCGAAGTCCCCGAAAACATTGCTTTCCGCTCGTACCAGCCTCAAGAAGGGTCAAGACCCAAGTCCAGCAAATCGAAACAAGGAGGCGACAAGGAGCTGCTACTGCACTCAACTTCACATCAAAGCCTAGACTACACTGCGAGAGAAGAGGGCCATAGAGGGACCAATCAACTCGTTAATCACTTTGTTGGTATTTACGATCCCAAAACCGGCAAGCTTGAGGCAgtggaggcaaagaagatgactGTCCGAGTCACGGTTCGCGCCAGGCAAGCGCCAGCCTCCTCCATGGGCGAGAACCAGGCCAAGCAGGTAAGATTTGTCTCCTCGACAAACAGACTGGCGACCCAATTGCAAGTCAGTGGTGCTAATGATGGCTGTAGAGCATGTTGGAGCGAAGAACAGATCTGGGACAAACGTTCGGTACaaagaaagccaagaaggTTATCCGCGAAACCGtcctcaacgccattgcTCCTCAGAGAAAACCTGGCGATTCTCCTACCAAGATGGACGACGCTGCCAGGGCAGTTCTGAAATCTGTTGGCCAGATTacaaccaacatggcaacaaaagaagaaCTCCAGGCTGCcgttgacgaagccaagcCGGTCCCGAAGGCGAATATGGATGCATCGGATATTCACGATGTCTATGATCCCAAGGTCATTATCGGGGCAGACGTTCTCAACCTCGTCCCCATcagagaatggcaagaaaagGTTCGACACGAGGAGGGCATCCAAACGGCATCTCGATTCGTTGCCGCCCGAGTCAACGCCATTGCTTCCAACGACGACGCTGTCACTCGACTACGTGTACTTCGATACTTTAACTTTGTGCTCATGTTCTATCTTAGCAGCAAGCCTGGCAGACAGCGAGGCACACGACAGATTCTCCCTCGGGACAAGTTGCGCGACGTGCTGTCACCCGCGCCAGAGGCTGTGGTCGAAAGCATTCGTCGAAAATTCTCCGATGCTGGTGTCATGAGAAAGTTCCACATTGATCTTCTCATGGCGTATTGCTGTGTCTTTGCATGCATTGTCGACAACTTTGAGGTGGACACGCAAAATCTCAGAGACGACTTGAGGGTGGACCAGAAGACGCTGAACCAGTACTTCTATGAGATTGGAGGCCGTGTCAAGCCTGTTAGTAGCAAGGCTCAGGGTTCGCCAGCCGTACACATGGGGAGACTTGTGTTGCCGCTGGTGTTCCCCAAACAGAGACAGATAGCTCCGCGACGAAAGTAGGCGGGGGCTGTTATGATACACACAAAAATGTATTTACATGATGCATAGAATGGCGT
Protein-coding sequences here:
- a CDS encoding serine/threonine protein kinase (similar to Cordyceps militaris CM01 XP_006672478.1), encoding MDSGASPLASGSDTSSDFPVARLEYTCSRGGRVQKGLISVSKDDIFKVGRDPRSNDFAVQSDHESLISRNHCEFYAVVYEPGVNFVYVRDRKSFNGTYVNGNIIGKGPDISSGYLLEDGDTIEILPYWKFTFRQQSGPPRIEMNRIQLAESRLFSDKYSITERCIGQGTDANVYLAHDLVAKRQIVCKVVNLDEYQNRFDRDGCARKLQEADILRQLRHPNILPYIESISSPHSLFIFTELASGGDLMSFINRHNGVREFDARIIIRQVVRGLHYLRSKGIIHRDLKPENILLAYSPKIAYHRVMLSDFATSAVPNRSRMKTVVGTTNYQAPELFGSRSDQTPAIDMWSLGVVAAIMLTASLDIGNIIPKLNRLSQDALDQTLKQDILQPCLKLSKNGKTFVWKCLQISPETRLTALEAGCHDWLCTPEKHLLFFQQLDQRILGNWKAPTELKPMPIQLPSVLLGPLTKVQDAEAFFKAYSSLSRHYPLVQTEFSQYFRSEILDSNPNGVVGEKKLPTIAESTIMKGTPKTTTSSEDSSEETRTNSTVSSENDLPRRHNSDLGIQKRKHPEEGCHNTKRQVMRRQAKDL
- a CDS encoding RNA polymerase I associated factor (similar to Cordyceps militaris CM01 XP_006672477.1), with product MADISNKKRKRDGESSGKPKKKVVLDAPADKAAVSNVLRSRHCPPVIATTPGIEVPENIAFRSYQPQEGSRPKSSKSKQGGDKELLLHSTSHQSLDYTAREEGHRGTNQLVNHFVGIYDPKTGKLEAVEAKKMTVRVTVRARQAPASSMGENQAKQSMLERRTDLGQTFGTKKAKKVIRETVLNAIAPQRKPGDSPTKMDDAARAVLKSVGQITTNMATKEELQAAVDEAKPVPKANMDASDIHDVYDPKVIIGADVLNLVPIREWQEKVRHEEGIQTASRFVAARVNAIASNDDAVTRLRVLRYFNFVLMFYLSSKPGRQRGTRQILPRDKLRDVLSPAPEAVVESIRRKFSDAGVMRKFHIDLLMAYCCVFACIVDNFEVDTQNLRDDLRVDQKTLNQYFYEIGGRVKPVSSKAQGSPAVHMGRLVLPLVFPKQRQIAPRRK